A single genomic interval of Numenius arquata chromosome 14, bNumArq3.hap1.1, whole genome shotgun sequence harbors:
- the E4F1 gene encoding transcription factor E4F1 isoform X1 — MEAAMATSAGPAGLTAAAAEEREGAAAAGSGPAAPPAGPAAFLSLPAPFSEEDEDDVHKCGRCQSEFTSLEEFVQHKLQKVCQRAPEALAAAASAGLLNQEVQKQVVPSVEESITVAHIVVEASSIAEEISNASAIVGSGHIKEVIVAGDHVFENPNGGVDGEVTEEQSNPDDQEQDVSTELIKVKLLVNKEGRYVCELCQKTFKTASILKAHMITHSSRKDYECKLCGTSFRTKGSLIRHHRRHTDERPYKCKKCGKSFRESGALTRHLKSLTPCTEKIRFNMNKEIVVNKDDLPTGSCSSNADTVPSIASESIEASPVIHLVTDAKGNVLHEVHVQMQELPVVDAKSLDQDQSHPEELPCEGEVNSENLLRQAMRNSGIVIERVAMEEMQKPDEPPVAATEELENEVVEAEEEPCGDQCVEVEQAESTDAERTNGYKSYICPHCNEAFSEATSLETHIKGHLDYKPFKCEECGKEFTKGYLLKKHQEVHVNERRFRCGECGKLYKTIAHVKGHRRVHSDERPYSCPKCGKRYKTKNAQQVHFRTHLEDKPYVCQYCSRGFREKGSLVRHIRHHTGEKPFKCYKCGRGFAEHGTLNRHLKTKGGCLLALKEVEEVMVSEESQSADNLAATVISEDPHTVLVEFSSVVADTQEYIIETATEDMETSEATEIIEGTRHEVDSHIMKVVQQIVNQANSGHQIIVQNVTVAENPEVTTDAADTITIATPESLTEQVAMTLASAIGEGAVLTTEGSIETEEATVTMVASEDIEIMEHAGEFVIASQEGEVEVQTVIV, encoded by the exons ATGAAGATGACGTGCATAAGTGTGGTCGCTGCCAGTCGGAGTTCACCTCCCTGGAAGAATTCGTGCAGCACAAGTTACAGAAGGTCTGCCAACGCGCTCCAgaagctctggctgctgctgcctcagcagGTCTCCTCAACCAAGAAGTACAAAAG CAGGTTGTTCCTTCTGTCGAAGAGTCGATAACTGTTGCTCATATAGTTGTTGAAGCATCTTCAATAGCAGAGGAAATCAGCAACGCATCAGCTATAGTAG GTAGTGGGCACATCAAAGAAGTCATTGTTGCAGGAGACCACGTTTTTGAAAACCCAAATGGTGGGGTTGATGGGGAAGTCACTGAAGAGCAAAGCAACCCTGACGATCAGGAGCAGGATGTTTCCACAGAGCTGATAAAAGTTAAGCTGCTGGTTAACAAAGAAGGGCGATATGTATGCGAATTGTGCCAGAAGACATTTAAAACA GCAAGCATCCTCAAAGCTCACATGATCActcacagcagcagaaaggacTATGAATGTAAACTCTGTGGAACTTCCTTCAGGACAAAAGGGTCTCTCATTCGACACCATCGGCGTCACACTG ATGAAAGACCTTACAAATGCAAGAAATGTGGGAAAAGCTTCCGGGAATCGGGAGCTTTGACTCGGCACCTGAAATCTCTGACACCGTGCACTGAAAAAATTCGCTTCAACATGAACAAAGAAATAGTAGTCAATAAAGATGATTTGCCAACAG GATCCTGTAGTTCAAATGCAGACACCGTTCCATCAATAGCAAGTGAATCCATTGAGGCCTCACCCGTCATTCACCTCGTGACAGATGCAAAAGGGAACGTTCTTCACGAAGTCCATGTCCAAATGCAGGAACTTCCCGTTGTAGATGCGAAATCCCTGGACCAAGAT CAGTCACATCCTGAGGAGCTGCCGTGTGAAGGCGAAGTGAACAGTGAGAATCTGCTGAGGCAGGCCATGAGGAATTCAGGAATTGTGATAGAGAGAGTCGCGATGGAGGAAATGCAAAAGCCGGATGAGCCTCCTGTAGCCGCTACAGAAGAACTAGAAAATGAAGTGGTGGAAGCAGAAGAGGAGCCTTGTGGGGACCAGTGTGTTGAAGTAGAACAAGCAGAGTCT ACAGATGCAGAAAGAACAAATGGGTACAAGAGTTACATTTGCCCTCACTGTAACGAAGCCTTCAGTGAAGCTACTTCCCTTGAAACACACATCAAAGGGCATTTAG ATTACAAGCCTTTTAAGTGTGAGGAGTGTGGCAAAGAGTTCACCAAGGGCTACCTGCTCAAAAAGCATCAAGAAGTGCACGTGAACGAACGGCGTTTCCGCTGTGGAGAGTGTGGCAAGCTCTACAAGACCATTGCGCACGTGAAAGGGCATCGAAGAGTGCATTCTGATGAGCGGCCGTACTCCTGTCCCAAGTGTGGCAAGCGGTACAAGACAAAG AATGCCCAGCAAGTTCATTTCCGTACGCATTTGGAGGACAAGCCTTACGTCTGTCAGTACTGCAGCCGAGGCTTTAGGGAAAAGGGCTCGCTGGTCCGCCACATCCGCCATCACACCGGGGAGAAGCCTTTTAAGTGTTACAAGTGTGGGCGAGGGTTTGCAGAGCATGGCACCCTCAATAGGCACTTAAAAACCAAAG GTGGCTGCCTGCTTGCTTTGAAAGAGGTGGAAGAAGTGATGGTGTCTGAGGAAAGTCAGTCAGCTGACAACTTAGCTGCAACGGTCATTTCTGAAGATCCTCACACTGTTTTGGTAGAGTTTTCTTCAGTGGTGGCAGACACTCAGGAATACATCATTGAG ACTGCTACTGAAGACATGGAGACCAGCGAAGCTACTGAAATAATAGAGGGAACAAGACATGAG GTCGACAGCCACATTATGAAGGTTGTGCAGCAAATAGTAAATCAAGCAAACTCTGGTCACCAGATCATCGTACAGAACGTCACTGTGGCAGAAAACCCTGAAGTAACCACAGATGCCGCGGACACCATCACCATCGCAACCCCCGAAAGCCTCACGGAGCAGGTCGCTATGACACTGGCTTCTGCTATTGGAGAAGGAGCGGTGCTGACCACGGAGGGTAGCATCGAGACGGAAGAAGCAACGGTGACGATGGTGGCATCCGAGGACATCGAGATCATGGAACACGCAGGAGAGTTTGTGATCGCCTCCCAGGAGGGGGAGGTGGAAGTGCAGACTGTGATTGTGTAA
- the E4F1 gene encoding transcription factor E4F1 isoform X2, which yields MEAAMATSAGPAGLTAAAAEEREGAAAAGSGPAAPPAGPAAFLSLPAPFSEEDEDDVHKCGRCQSEFTSLEEFVQHKLQKVCQRAPEALAAAASAGLLNQEVQKVVPSVEESITVAHIVVEASSIAEEISNASAIVGSGHIKEVIVAGDHVFENPNGGVDGEVTEEQSNPDDQEQDVSTELIKVKLLVNKEGRYVCELCQKTFKTASILKAHMITHSSRKDYECKLCGTSFRTKGSLIRHHRRHTDERPYKCKKCGKSFRESGALTRHLKSLTPCTEKIRFNMNKEIVVNKDDLPTGSCSSNADTVPSIASESIEASPVIHLVTDAKGNVLHEVHVQMQELPVVDAKSLDQDQSHPEELPCEGEVNSENLLRQAMRNSGIVIERVAMEEMQKPDEPPVAATEELENEVVEAEEEPCGDQCVEVEQAESTDAERTNGYKSYICPHCNEAFSEATSLETHIKGHLDYKPFKCEECGKEFTKGYLLKKHQEVHVNERRFRCGECGKLYKTIAHVKGHRRVHSDERPYSCPKCGKRYKTKNAQQVHFRTHLEDKPYVCQYCSRGFREKGSLVRHIRHHTGEKPFKCYKCGRGFAEHGTLNRHLKTKGGCLLALKEVEEVMVSEESQSADNLAATVISEDPHTVLVEFSSVVADTQEYIIETATEDMETSEATEIIEGTRHEVDSHIMKVVQQIVNQANSGHQIIVQNVTVAENPEVTTDAADTITIATPESLTEQVAMTLASAIGEGAVLTTEGSIETEEATVTMVASEDIEIMEHAGEFVIASQEGEVEVQTVIV from the exons ATGAAGATGACGTGCATAAGTGTGGTCGCTGCCAGTCGGAGTTCACCTCCCTGGAAGAATTCGTGCAGCACAAGTTACAGAAGGTCTGCCAACGCGCTCCAgaagctctggctgctgctgcctcagcagGTCTCCTCAACCAAGAAGTACAAAAG GTTGTTCCTTCTGTCGAAGAGTCGATAACTGTTGCTCATATAGTTGTTGAAGCATCTTCAATAGCAGAGGAAATCAGCAACGCATCAGCTATAGTAG GTAGTGGGCACATCAAAGAAGTCATTGTTGCAGGAGACCACGTTTTTGAAAACCCAAATGGTGGGGTTGATGGGGAAGTCACTGAAGAGCAAAGCAACCCTGACGATCAGGAGCAGGATGTTTCCACAGAGCTGATAAAAGTTAAGCTGCTGGTTAACAAAGAAGGGCGATATGTATGCGAATTGTGCCAGAAGACATTTAAAACA GCAAGCATCCTCAAAGCTCACATGATCActcacagcagcagaaaggacTATGAATGTAAACTCTGTGGAACTTCCTTCAGGACAAAAGGGTCTCTCATTCGACACCATCGGCGTCACACTG ATGAAAGACCTTACAAATGCAAGAAATGTGGGAAAAGCTTCCGGGAATCGGGAGCTTTGACTCGGCACCTGAAATCTCTGACACCGTGCACTGAAAAAATTCGCTTCAACATGAACAAAGAAATAGTAGTCAATAAAGATGATTTGCCAACAG GATCCTGTAGTTCAAATGCAGACACCGTTCCATCAATAGCAAGTGAATCCATTGAGGCCTCACCCGTCATTCACCTCGTGACAGATGCAAAAGGGAACGTTCTTCACGAAGTCCATGTCCAAATGCAGGAACTTCCCGTTGTAGATGCGAAATCCCTGGACCAAGAT CAGTCACATCCTGAGGAGCTGCCGTGTGAAGGCGAAGTGAACAGTGAGAATCTGCTGAGGCAGGCCATGAGGAATTCAGGAATTGTGATAGAGAGAGTCGCGATGGAGGAAATGCAAAAGCCGGATGAGCCTCCTGTAGCCGCTACAGAAGAACTAGAAAATGAAGTGGTGGAAGCAGAAGAGGAGCCTTGTGGGGACCAGTGTGTTGAAGTAGAACAAGCAGAGTCT ACAGATGCAGAAAGAACAAATGGGTACAAGAGTTACATTTGCCCTCACTGTAACGAAGCCTTCAGTGAAGCTACTTCCCTTGAAACACACATCAAAGGGCATTTAG ATTACAAGCCTTTTAAGTGTGAGGAGTGTGGCAAAGAGTTCACCAAGGGCTACCTGCTCAAAAAGCATCAAGAAGTGCACGTGAACGAACGGCGTTTCCGCTGTGGAGAGTGTGGCAAGCTCTACAAGACCATTGCGCACGTGAAAGGGCATCGAAGAGTGCATTCTGATGAGCGGCCGTACTCCTGTCCCAAGTGTGGCAAGCGGTACAAGACAAAG AATGCCCAGCAAGTTCATTTCCGTACGCATTTGGAGGACAAGCCTTACGTCTGTCAGTACTGCAGCCGAGGCTTTAGGGAAAAGGGCTCGCTGGTCCGCCACATCCGCCATCACACCGGGGAGAAGCCTTTTAAGTGTTACAAGTGTGGGCGAGGGTTTGCAGAGCATGGCACCCTCAATAGGCACTTAAAAACCAAAG GTGGCTGCCTGCTTGCTTTGAAAGAGGTGGAAGAAGTGATGGTGTCTGAGGAAAGTCAGTCAGCTGACAACTTAGCTGCAACGGTCATTTCTGAAGATCCTCACACTGTTTTGGTAGAGTTTTCTTCAGTGGTGGCAGACACTCAGGAATACATCATTGAG ACTGCTACTGAAGACATGGAGACCAGCGAAGCTACTGAAATAATAGAGGGAACAAGACATGAG GTCGACAGCCACATTATGAAGGTTGTGCAGCAAATAGTAAATCAAGCAAACTCTGGTCACCAGATCATCGTACAGAACGTCACTGTGGCAGAAAACCCTGAAGTAACCACAGATGCCGCGGACACCATCACCATCGCAACCCCCGAAAGCCTCACGGAGCAGGTCGCTATGACACTGGCTTCTGCTATTGGAGAAGGAGCGGTGCTGACCACGGAGGGTAGCATCGAGACGGAAGAAGCAACGGTGACGATGGTGGCATCCGAGGACATCGAGATCATGGAACACGCAGGAGAGTTTGTGATCGCCTCCCAGGAGGGGGAGGTGGAAGTGCAGACTGTGATTGTGTAA
- the ZDHHC4 gene encoding palmitoyltransferase ZDHHC4, with amino-acid sequence MDFLTLFLIYLCFVLATFALLCICSGRKESFLTRSVNSASQVLSFIIPTQLQRVTQRALHRLFHTRSCLFVVLHIALQAAVYGEYTWEVFVYCWELQFHLLLLLLPYLLLAGNMGCFILCSRANPGIITKSNHAALVKIYAYDGVLFQKGVVCATCAMEKPARSKHCSFCNTCVHRFDHHCVWVNNCVGAFNAKYFFLYLLTLTAMAATIATVTAAFLIQVVLLSNMMHGSYIDDQGQERAVEILFIIQHLFLTFPRIVFMLGFVILLTLVLGAYCCFNLYLALTNQTSNEWYKSRRYGCSHHLTSQPHDRRVVYKNIYSKGVWMNLKELFKPPTVLERKKKT; translated from the exons ATGGACTTCCTGACACTCTTCttgatttatttgtgttttgtgcTCGCTACTTTTGCTCTGCTCTGCATCTGCTCGGGAAGGAAGGAGAGTTTCCTCACAAGAAGTGTCAACAGTGCAAGCCAG GTATTGTCATTTATAATCCCCACGCAGCTCCAGAGGGTGACACAGAGGGCACTTCACAGGCTCTTCCACACAAG AAGCTGTTTGTTTGTTGTCCTGCACATAGCCTTGCAGGCTGCGGTGTATGGGGAATACACATGGGAAGTGTTTGTTTACTGCTGGGAGCTGCagttccacctcctcctcctgctgctgccctacCTGCTACTGGCTGGGAACATGGGCTGCTTCATTCTCTGCTCCAGGGCCAATCCTG GTATAATAACAAAATCAAATCATGCAGCATTGGTTAAGATTTATGCATATGATGGTGTGTTATTTCAGAAAGGCGTCGTGTGTGCTACGTGTGCCATGGAGAAGCCAGCCAGATCAAAACACTGCA GTTTCTGCAATACATGTGTACATCGTTTTGATCACCACTGTGTGTGGGTCAACAACTGCGTTGGTGCCTTCAACGCCAAGTATTTCTTCCTTTACCTCTTGACGCTGACTGCCATGGCTGCCACCATTGCCACTGTCACAGCCGCATTTCTCATCCAAGTGGTGCTGCTCTCCAACATGATGCATGGGAGTTACATCGATGACCAAGGACAAGAGCGTGCTGTCGAGATTCTCTTCATCATTCAG caCCTTTTCTTGACTTTTCCTAGGATTGTCTTCATGCTTGGTTTTGTTATTCTTCTCACGCTCGTACTGGGTGCTTATTGCTGCTTCAATCTATACTTGGCCTTAACCAACCAAACTTCCAATGAATGGTATAAATCCAGAAGATATGGCTGTTCCCACCATCTAACATCGCAGCCTCATGACAGACGAGTTGTCTACAAAAACATCTATTCTAAAGGAGTCTGGATGAATTTAAAGGAACTCTTTAAGCCTCCTACAGtgttggaaagaaagaagaaaacttga